From the genome of Chitinivibrio alkaliphilus ACht1, one region includes:
- a CDS encoding N-acetylneuraminate synthase family protein, which yields MNDPMVIAEIGCNHTGDMDIARELISTAKIFCKAHAVKFQKRDIATWTDRKPQQYKAAHPNPVHAYGNTYREHRENLEFSREQHRELKAFCDDMDILYSCSVWDLPSAKDIASLSPKFIKIPSACNMDFPMLTWLCTEYEGEIHISTGMTTKEEIEQIVQFLENHDRAKDTVLYNCTSGYPVPFEDVALLEIENLIEAYGERIKDIGFSGHHLGIAVDIAAYTLGAEIIERHYTLDRTWRGTDHAASLEPDGVRRLVRDLTAVHKALAYKSEDVLPIEQEQRNKLKHLTK from the coding sequence ATGAATGACCCAATGGTAATCGCAGAAATAGGATGTAATCACACCGGGGATATGGATATTGCCCGAGAGCTAATCAGTACGGCCAAGATATTTTGTAAAGCCCACGCCGTGAAATTTCAAAAACGTGACATTGCCACATGGACAGATCGAAAGCCGCAGCAATACAAAGCTGCTCACCCAAACCCCGTCCATGCCTACGGAAACACCTATCGGGAGCACCGGGAAAACCTTGAATTTTCACGGGAACAACACAGGGAACTTAAAGCATTTTGTGACGATATGGATATACTCTACAGCTGCTCTGTCTGGGACCTTCCTTCTGCGAAGGATATTGCATCACTTTCTCCAAAGTTTATTAAAATCCCCTCGGCGTGCAATATGGACTTTCCCATGCTTACGTGGCTATGCACTGAGTATGAAGGAGAAATACATATCTCCACAGGTATGACCACAAAGGAAGAAATAGAACAAATTGTCCAATTTCTTGAAAACCACGACCGAGCAAAAGACACCGTACTCTATAATTGCACATCGGGGTACCCTGTTCCCTTTGAAGATGTTGCCCTTTTGGAAATTGAAAACCTTATAGAAGCATATGGAGAACGTATCAAGGATATCGGTTTTTCCGGACATCACTTGGGAATAGCTGTTGATATAGCAGCCTATACGCTGGGCGCTGAGATTATTGAGCGACACTACACATTGGATAGAACATGGAGGGGAACCGACCATGCCGCCTCTCTCGAGCCCGACGGCGTGCGACGTCTTGTGCGAGATCTTACGGCCGTTCATAAGGCCCTTGCCTATAAATCAGAAGATGTGCTTCCCATTGAGCAGGAACAGCGGAATAAGCTAAAGCATCTTACAAAGTAA
- a CDS encoding cupin domain-containing protein, producing MAVYKKVTVESAEKHLWGNAASSRVLVEHSHVSIAQRSLSSGLREVAHYHRAAWQFFYILSGGATLSVDGEEIALEAQEGIEIPAGATHQMRNTGEGELHYLVVSTPDSRHDRVEV from the coding sequence ATGGCAGTTTATAAAAAAGTAACCGTGGAGTCTGCTGAGAAACATCTATGGGGTAATGCCGCCTCGTCCCGTGTTCTTGTGGAACACTCTCATGTTAGTATTGCGCAGCGTAGTTTGTCTTCAGGGTTGCGGGAGGTTGCGCACTATCATAGAGCGGCATGGCAGTTCTTTTATATTCTTTCTGGAGGGGCAACCCTTTCTGTCGATGGTGAGGAAATTGCTCTTGAAGCTCAAGAGGGGATTGAAATTCCCGCTGGAGCGACGCATCAGATGCGTAACACGGGGGAGGGAGAATTGCACTATTTGGTGGTTTCCACGCCGGATAGTCGCCATGATCGTGTGGAGGTATGA